One segment of Methylocella silvestris BL2 DNA contains the following:
- a CDS encoding alpha/beta hydrolase — translation MNNDNNRVAESGRRELSNYCPLAALLLIAATSSGALAHDSRKPPIVLDSSGGFVIGGKVVPINPATPNRTLSCDHGYVEYFMPATPRRTSLVMWHSSSTQVWQNRWDGGEGYKDMMLRREYPVFLWDGPRVGRANWSCESVTYTPSSRDQGNFTAWVFGPAIPVGQVPTAAEWWPGVQFPTTNPQAWLDATASRYDEFDIARNIEIETDAAAVAADSGRLGNSIVYLTNSAGGLRAMRTTTKSQKTNIKGIVTYESIGYVFPIGDPESPTLCTDPGPACAFGPIGVPLEDFKKLAKLTAIQFVWGDHRPETYSFVIQSRLCAKLINKYGGHAEVLKLAEDAGLKGSTHIAFADMDNDKVAALLDKFLKKNKLNGWKNSRDAHNWHDD, via the coding sequence ATGAACAACGACAACAATAGAGTTGCAGAATCCGGTCGTCGGGAGCTGAGCAATTACTGTCCGTTAGCTGCGCTCTTGCTCATCGCCGCCACAAGCAGCGGCGCCTTGGCCCATGACTCTCGCAAGCCGCCCATCGTGCTCGACAGTTCGGGCGGTTTCGTCATCGGCGGCAAGGTCGTCCCTATCAATCCCGCCACGCCCAATCGGACGCTGTCGTGCGATCACGGCTATGTTGAGTATTTCATGCCCGCGACTCCGCGCAGGACAAGCCTCGTCATGTGGCACAGCTCCAGCACGCAAGTGTGGCAGAACCGCTGGGACGGCGGCGAAGGCTACAAGGACATGATGCTGCGCCGCGAATACCCCGTCTTTTTGTGGGACGGTCCGCGCGTCGGCCGCGCCAACTGGAGCTGCGAGTCGGTCACCTACACGCCATCGTCGCGGGATCAGGGCAATTTCACGGCCTGGGTGTTCGGCCCCGCAATTCCAGTCGGACAAGTTCCAACGGCAGCCGAATGGTGGCCGGGCGTCCAATTCCCGACCACAAATCCACAGGCTTGGCTGGATGCGACAGCCTCTCGTTATGACGAGTTCGACATCGCGCGGAATATCGAGATTGAGACGGATGCGGCGGCCGTCGCGGCCGATTCCGGCCGACTGGGCAATAGTATCGTTTACCTCACCAACTCGGCTGGCGGGCTTCGCGCGATGCGCACAACCACCAAGAGCCAGAAAACCAATATCAAGGGCATCGTCACCTACGAAAGCATCGGATATGTGTTCCCCATCGGCGACCCCGAGAGCCCCACGCTCTGCACGGATCCCGGGCCGGCCTGCGCTTTCGGTCCGATCGGCGTTCCGCTTGAGGACTTCAAGAAGCTGGCGAAGCTAACGGCGATCCAGTTCGTGTGGGGCGACCATCGCCCTGAAACCTACAGTTTCGTTATTCAGTCCCGCCTGTGCGCCAAGCTCATCAACAAATATGGCGGGCACGCGGAAGTCCTCAAGCTGGCGGAGGATGCGGGGCTCAAAGGAAGCACGCATATCGCGTTTGCAGACATGGATAACGACAAGGTTGCCGCTCTGCTGGATAAGTTCCTGAAGAAGAACAAGCTGAACGGATGGAAAAATAGCAGAGACGCCCACAATTGGCATGACGATTGA
- a CDS encoding AraC family transcriptional regulator: MSTTRIQFIAHGRRATLFRAPDLMSADHPWAGFSFEEANAPSEPMPSHSWSKTTLLYVTGGQGSLRWKHRGVWSVDPLQSGTVSITRRDVEIQSVLPSGSFRMMVLQLDGARFQELAPAQIVAIEKSLSSVQVTRDVRLAALLSAMSAEVKDGCASGRLYGESISIAFLAYLAGRYATPPLLADCEKSLSPAEMRTLVGFIRENLANNISVTELAGLVQMRPSHFARIFKASFGITPYQFVMRERVASAKELFVSANLSASQVASEIGFSSQSHFVKVFRQFTGVTPKQYQAGL, encoded by the coding sequence ATGAGTACGACCCGGATTCAATTTATCGCGCACGGACGACGCGCGACGCTGTTTCGCGCTCCCGATTTGATGAGCGCCGATCACCCTTGGGCTGGTTTTAGCTTCGAAGAGGCGAATGCGCCGAGCGAGCCGATGCCGAGCCATTCCTGGTCAAAGACCACCCTCTTATATGTCACAGGGGGTCAGGGTTCGCTGCGTTGGAAGCACCGAGGCGTTTGGAGCGTTGACCCGCTCCAGTCCGGAACCGTCTCCATTACCCGTCGCGACGTCGAGATCCAATCTGTTCTGCCGAGCGGCTCATTCCGGATGATGGTGCTCCAGCTGGATGGCGCGCGATTTCAGGAGCTGGCGCCCGCTCAAATTGTCGCAATTGAGAAATCGTTGAGTTCTGTGCAGGTGACGCGAGATGTCCGGCTTGCCGCGCTGTTGTCGGCAATGTCCGCGGAAGTCAAAGATGGATGCGCCTCCGGGAGGCTTTACGGAGAATCGATCTCCATCGCATTCCTTGCGTATCTCGCCGGTCGCTACGCTACCCCTCCGCTTCTCGCCGATTGCGAGAAAAGCCTTTCGCCGGCCGAGATGCGGACCCTCGTTGGCTTCATCCGAGAGAATCTGGCCAACAACATCTCCGTGACGGAGCTCGCGGGGCTGGTGCAGATGCGTCCCTCTCACTTTGCCCGAATTTTCAAGGCTTCGTTCGGGATTACGCCCTATCAATTTGTCATGCGGGAACGCGTTGCGAGCGCGAAGGAGCTGTTTGTGAGCGCGAACCTGTCCGCGAGTCAGGTGGCCTCGGAGATCGGATTTTCGAGTCAAAGTCACTTCGTAAAAGTCTTCCGCCAGTTCACGGGCGTCACGCCCAAGCAGTACCAAGCCGGTCTCTAG